The Tolypothrix sp. PCC 7712 region GTTGGTATCGCACCACAGTACACCGCGAACAGATGTGAAGCAAGAACTACAAATAGTACAGCAAGCTGCCGATCAAATATCAGTAGCGATCGCTCACAGTACCCTACTCAGTCAAGCGCGTGCTGAACAACAGCGAGAAGCTGTGATTAATAAAATTACCAATCTCTTACATTCTCAATCCAACATTCAATTACAAACTGCGCTAGAAGCAACGATTAATACCTTGGGTGGGGTAGGTGGCAGACTTTATATCGAGTCAACTAAAGAGTCTTACACCATCGGTGAACAACCGTCACTGCCAAATGAATCAGCCGTTATTGTCATGGAAGAACACTCTTTATGGCAAGATTGGATGAATGAGAGCAAAACAGGTAATATTTGGGCAATTACTGATTTATATAAAGAGCCACATTGGGAAGAGTTAGCTCCTGCGTTCCAATCTACTCAAATTAGGGGTATGTTATTAATTCCCCTAAATTACCGTCAAAATTTTCTTGGAGTTTTAAGCGTTTTCCGCAAGGAAGTTGAAATAGAAATTATGTGGGCGGGACACCGCGACACTAATGAGCAGCAAAAGCTACCCCAACTTTCATTTGCAGCTTGGTTAGAGCAAAGAAAAGGACAAGCACCCCAATGGAAGCCAGAAGAAATTACTTTAGCGCAAGCTTTAGCCGATCAATTTGCGATCGCCATTCAACAACAGCAAATGTACCAACAGGTACAAGCTATTAATGAAAATCTAGAAAGTTTAGTAGCAGAACGCACCGCCCAACTGCAAAAATCTTTAGAACTGACTAGGGTAGTTAAGCAAGTTGCCAATCAAATACGTAGTAATTTGGACTACAAACTTACCTTGCAAACTATTGTGCGGGAAGTGCGGAAGCTGCTGAAAACAGACAGGGTATTAATTTACAAGATTCTCGAGAAATTAGAAGGTGAAGTAGTTGTTGAAGATACAGACAATAACTTGCGTTCTATTTTGGGGATGAAAACCCCATTAGAATGCTTCCCTGAAGACTATGCTCGTCTTTACGTCAGGGGAAGAGTTAGAGCAATCAACAATGTAGCTTCCGAAGATTTGAATCCTTGTCATCGAGAATTTTTACAGAGCCTGCAGATTAAAGCAAATCTGATTGTACCAATCACGATGAGTAACCAATTATGGGGGTTAATTATTGCCCATGAATGTTTTGCTCCCAGAAATTGGCAAGATGAAGAAATGGATTTAATGCAACATCTTGCAGATGAAGCAGTACTCGCTATTCAACAAGCACAATTATATGAAAGCAGTCGCACAGCAGAAGCTGCTGCGAAAGCCCAAGCCGAAGAGTTAGTACAAGCCCTACAGCAAATCCAACAAACACAAGCACAACTAATTAAAAGCGAAAAAATGTCTAGCTTAGGGCTATGGGCATTAGGTGTAGCACAAGAAATTAGAAACCCCGTTAATTTCATTTATGCTCAACTTTCTGATCTCAGTGACTACACTCATCAACTGCTAGAACTGATACGTCTTTACCAGTTGTATTACCCTCACCCTACTGGGGAAATTTGTTATCAAACAGAAACAATCAATTTGGATTTTCTGACTAATCACCTACCTAAAATCCTGTTATCAATGAAGCTACAAGCTGAACGTATTAACTCCATGATGTTATCTCTACGCAATTTTTCTTACTCAGATTTGTCATCAATGAAAAGTGTAAATCAGCATGAAAATATGTAAGATTATTTGATTCAGTTAACCCACATCTATTTTGCATTGATCAAATATTTAAAAATATTTTGTAGTGGAAATATTAAGTGGGAAATGATGCAACTTAAATGTGAATTCTTTGATAATATCGTGCAATATCAGCAAGCTGAACGCGCCATAAATTTAACAATTTGAAGTGGTTAGGGATGCACGGGATAAAAATTTTTATTCTCCCTGGTATCCCTATATTATTATTAAATAAGCAATGTCTATAACCCACATTCCGCAAGACCCGAGAATTCATTTTCCGGCTAATAGCTCAAGTCTACTGAAGTAGACTCAAAATTTTGGAAATACAGCAGATTGCAAGTTGGTGAGGTACAATTATCTCTACCTCATTTACCCAAAGCTGTATGTAGAGACACAGCATTGCTATGTCCTCAAAATGTAGTTCAAAATATTCCAAGAAGTCTCTGTTAAGCTAATGCGCGTCTAAATTGCATAACTACTAATCAAGACTGTTGACCGTTGACTGTCAACCGTCAACAGTTAACAGCCCTCACGATTGATTGTGCAACTTAAAAGCAGAATAGCGTACTTTTTTCCGTTCCCTGCTCAAAGGGCATGGTAATCTCAATTACAGGACTCAACAAGTTAACATGACCGCAGCCAGCTATCCACCTCCTGTAGATCGCCTTTTGAGCTATGGTGATTGTCGCAACTACAAAGAATGGCCAAATTATGTAGCAGAACTTGGTCTTAAACCTGAGCATATACCCGATTTAATTCGGATGCTCACTGATCAAGAACTCATATGGGCTGATTCTGATAGTGATGAGGTTTGGTCTACAATTCATGCTTGGCGATCGCTAGGACAATTAAAAGCAGAAGATGCGATCGCACCACTGTTAACTCTGTTTGAAGAACTAGAAGATCTTGACTGGGTTAGCACTGAAATGCCACGAGTATTTCAAATGATTGGCCCGGTGTCAATTCCCGCACTGAGTGCTTATCTGGCTGACGATCAATATCATATCTATGCTCGCACTACAGCAGCAGATTGTATTAGTCAAATCGGCCAGCACTACCCAGAAGCAAGAACTGAGTGTGTTAACGTTATTACCCAACAACTAGCGCTATTTGCTAGCAATCATGCGGAATTTAATGCCTTTCTCGTTTCTAACTTAATTAGTTTAGAGGCTGTCGAGTCTGCGGATGTAATTGAGCAAGCTTTTGCGGCTAATTGTGTAGTTCCTTTTATTGCGGGTGACTGGGGTGAAGTACAAGTTGCAATGGGGCTGAAAACCCGTGCAGAAATCCCAGAACGCAGGTTCACTCCGCGAGAGGTGATGGATTATTTTGCTTCTGTTGATGGATCTGTGGATGATTCTAAAAATTCCCGTGGTTTTGCACCAGTAGCTAAACCTGCAAAGAAGAAGTCAGGTAAAACTTCTCGCAAGAAAAAGAAATAATTCATAATACTTTTACCATTTGTGCTGCAATTTGTAGAACACACAAGTGATTAGTAATTGAGACGTATAGCTCACAAAATATTTATGTTTAAAAACTTTTTTGGAGTTATATCTATTATCTAAATAAGTACAAATTTTATGTAGTAGCGTGGCAAGGCTAAAATAGTGCATTAGATTGGAAAAATTAACCGCAGATGAACGCAGATAAACGCGGATAAAATTGATTTTTAATGCAACATTTAAGGCTTGCCACGCCACTACTGGCGTGTCTAGACTAAAGTAGTGCATTAGATGGGAAAAAATTAACCGCAGATAAACGCTGATAAAATTAATCTCTAGAGCAACATTTAAGCCTAGACACGCTAATACATAAATTTCAAAAATCAAATAAGAGTCCTTTGATTAATAAATCAATTGTCTCGCATCAACCGCTAACGAGTATATTTCAAACTTTCTACTTTGCCTAAAAACTTATCTGTGAAAATGCTCATAACGGTGCGCTTGCGAATATTCACATTTGCACTCAAAGACATACCAGATTGTAAAGGTACTTCTGTACCATTGATATTGATAGATTGTTTATCTAAACGAATTTCCGCCGCAAAACGATAGTAAGGATGGGTTTGATCGGGTGGTAATGCATCGGAACCTACGCGCACTAATTGCCCTTTAATGTCACTGAATTCGGTGTATGGAAAGGAATCAATTCTGACATCAACAGGCATTCCAGGTTTGATAAAACCAATATCGTTGTTAGTAATAAAAACTTGCGCTACCAGGTTTTCTGGCGGCACAATTTTGAGAATCGATTCACTGCTGTTATAAACATAGCCAGAACTACGCGGCTTGAGGTCAAACACAATACCATCATTGGCAGCTCGCAGTTCTTGGTATTTCATATTTACCTCGAGTTCCCGAATTTCGCTGTTAAGTTCTTGGATTTTTTTGTTGTTTTCAACAATGACTTTGGTAAGTTGACTATCAATATCAGCGATGCGCTTTTCGTTATCGGCTATTTTGCTGAGTAAATCTTCTTGGGAAAGAGCGATCGCATTTTCTAGTTTCCTTTGTCCTTGGGCGATCGCTAATTTTAGCCGTTCTACTTCCTGTTCGAGGCGGTTGACTTCTGCACGGCTAGCTTCTGCGGCTTGTTGTTTTTCTAGGTAAGGTAAACGAGCAAATGCGCCTTTATCTACGAGGCTTTCTAAATTGTTAGCAATTTCTAGATTTGTGGACAGAGTACTTCTAGCGTTAATTAGTTGCACTTGCGCTTGATTTAACTGCCGAGTTAACTGTTCTCTATCCAAGCGCACCGAGTCAATGCGGGTTTCTTTTTCTAATTGTCTAGTTAGTAGGCGCTGTCTCATCTGTGGGTTTAAGTCCCGTACTCCTAAACCTTGGTTTAATTCTGCACGGAAAAGTTGATTTTCTTTGACTAACGCGGCACGGTTTTCGGTGAGTGCTGCTAATTCTGGAACTTCCTGCAAATCTTGCCAACTAGCATTAGCCGTGAGCGATCGCATTTGCGTCTGATAATATTTATTTTCTGCCAACAAACTGGCTCGGACTGCTTGCAGAGAAGCTAATTTCGCCTTACTAGCGG contains the following coding sequences:
- a CDS encoding GAF domain-containing protein, with amino-acid sequence MTAVTEYSQEFAAGTGEEGLLYRITARIRQSLELKEILTTSVAEIRSFLGTDRVMVYRFDSDGSGEVVAESIHQQRLPSLLGLHFPAGDIPQEARDMFLRARQRSIVNVANGRIGLSPLDSPDTGKSLSSENIYYRAVDSCHIQYLTAMGVQSSLVVPILHHDPQEQTARPRLWGLLVSHHSTPRTDVKQELQIVQQAADQISVAIAHSTLLSQARAEQQREAVINKITNLLHSQSNIQLQTALEATINTLGGVGGRLYIESTKESYTIGEQPSLPNESAVIVMEEHSLWQDWMNESKTGNIWAITDLYKEPHWEELAPAFQSTQIRGMLLIPLNYRQNFLGVLSVFRKEVEIEIMWAGHRDTNEQQKLPQLSFAAWLEQRKGQAPQWKPEEITLAQALADQFAIAIQQQQMYQQVQAINENLESLVAERTAQLQKSLELTRVVKQVANQIRSNLDYKLTLQTIVREVRKLLKTDRVLIYKILEKLEGEVVVEDTDNNLRSILGMKTPLECFPEDYARLYVRGRVRAINNVASEDLNPCHREFLQSLQIKANLIVPITMSNQLWGLIIAHECFAPRNWQDEEMDLMQHLADEAVLAIQQAQLYESSRTAEAAAKAQAEELVQALQQIQQTQAQLIKSEKMSSLGLWALGVAQEIRNPVNFIYAQLSDLSDYTHQLLELIRLYQLYYPHPTGEICYQTETINLDFLTNHLPKILLSMKLQAERINSMMLSLRNFSYSDLSSMKSVNQHENM
- a CDS encoding HlyD family efflux transporter periplasmic adaptor subunit; its protein translation is MPDLSLLLACTQCSNVSQTPANHCQEIRAEETTPPPSNTSACVSQPESMEVAFSPPIQENNQQTSVAQTQTEKFVNPTNKYNHLNQIAEVRPLQIDLLLPMGGFFFMLIVGSILIIWKRFPDAQRQWQLLLQGDTGIFSSDVPWQEKKKEFDQPVILKQSRAWSHAIVWSIVGVTSFAVVWSATAKIDESVPVQGKLEPKGFVKEIQAPVGGVIDQIHVQEGQRVKKGDLLVSFDRTASKAKLASLQAVRASLLAENKYYQTQMRSLTANASWQDLQEVPELAALTENRAALVKENQLFRAELNQGLGVRDLNPQMRQRLLTRQLEKETRIDSVRLDREQLTRQLNQAQVQLINARSTLSTNLEIANNLESLVDKGAFARLPYLEKQQAAEASRAEVNRLEQEVERLKLAIAQGQRKLENAIALSQEDLLSKIADNEKRIADIDSQLTKVIVENNKKIQELNSEIRELEVNMKYQELRAANDGIVFDLKPRSSGYVYNSSESILKIVPPENLVAQVFITNNDIGFIKPGMPVDVRIDSFPYTEFSDIKGQLVRVGSDALPPDQTHPYYRFAAEIRLDKQSININGTEVPLQSGMSLSANVNIRKRTVMSIFTDKFLGKVESLKYTR